In Centropristis striata isolate RG_2023a ecotype Rhode Island chromosome 1, C.striata_1.0, whole genome shotgun sequence, one DNA window encodes the following:
- the chrnb5a gene encoding neuronal acetylcholine receptor subunit beta-2 translates to MSVSTVLLLFILSLTSSRAENAEERLVNYLLGPERYNKLIRPAVNKTQQVTISIQVSLSQLISVNEREQIMTTNLWLFQEWNDYRLRWDPEKYEGIKKLRIPSKLIWLPDIVLYNNADGVYEVSFYCNAVVSNTGDIFWLPPAIYKSACAIEVQNFPFDQQNCTLKFRSWTYDHTEMDLILTSDFASRDDFTPSGEWDIVSLPARKNEDPNDITYLDITYDFVIKRKPLFYTINLIIPCVLITSLAILVFYLPSDCKEKMTLCISVLLALTVFLLLISKIVPPTSLAVPLIGKYLMFTMVLVTFSIVTTVCVLNVHHRSPSTHHMPDWVKRLFLIRLPNFLLMRRPGSSHVRDKLRRKYPNRSTVGKNTSQCGTDKRQYSNIRLGGIRTDADSFYVNEDLAHKFCWKVDDVPDGGGGFSDFRRPLAVQWDADVEEAVDGVRYIAEHMKTEDDDEGIIEDWKYVAMVIDRLFLWIFILVCVVGTLGLFMQPLFQSYNTPIADDTEYGDF, encoded by the exons ATGAGTGTCAGCACTGTGCTCCTGCTCTTCATCCTCTCCCTCACAA GCAGCAGGGCggagaatgcagaggagcggcTGGTGAACTACCTGTTGGGTCCAGAGCGCTACAACAAACTGATCAGACCAGCTGTCAATAAGACCCAACAGGTCACCATCTCCATACAGGTGTCTCTGTCTCAGCTCATCAGTGTA AATGAGAGGGAACAGATAATGACGACCAACTTGTGGCTGTTTCAG GAGTGGAATGACTACAGGTTGAGATGGGACCCAGAGAAGTACGAAGGCATAAAGAAACTACGAATACCATCCAAACTCATCTGGCTCCCTGACATAGTGCTCTACAACAA TGCTGACGGTGTGTACGAGGTTTCCTTCTACTGCAACGCCGTGGTCTCCAACACGGGAGACATCTTCTGGCTTCCCCCGGCCATCTACAAGTCGGCCTGCGCCATCGAGGTGCAGAACTTCCCCTTCGACCAGCAGAACTGCACGCTCAAGTTCCGCTCCTGGACTTACGACCACACGGAAATGGATCTGATCCTCACCAGCGACTTCGCCAGCCGAGACGACTTCACGCCGAGCGGAGAGTGGGACATAGTCTCGCTGCCGGCACGCAAAAACGAGGACCCCAACGACATCACCTACCTGGATATCACGTATGATTTTGTGATCAAGAGGAAGCCGCTGTTCTACACCATTAATCTGATCATCCCGTGTGTTCTGATCACCTCGCTGGCCATCCTGGTCTTCTACCTGCCGTCAGACTGCAAAGAGAAGATGACGCTGTGTATCTCGGTGCTGCTGGCGCTCACTGTGTTCCTGCTGCTGATATCAAAGATAGTGCCACCCACCTCCCTCGCAGTGCCACTCATAG GTAAATACTTGATGTTCACCATGGTGCTGGTCACATTCTCCATTGTGACCACCGTTTGTGTTCTCAATGTGCACCACCGCTCCCCGTCCACCCACCACATGCCCGACTGGGTCAAACGCCTCTTCTTAATCCGCCTGCCTAACTTCCTCCTGATGAGGCGTCCAGGCTCCTCCCATGTCCGCGATAAACTCCGCAGGAAGTACCCCAACAGGAGTACTGTCGGGAAGAACACTTCCCAGTGCGGCACAGACAAGAGGCAGTACTCCAACATCAGACTCGGCGGGATCCGAACAGATGCCGACTCCTTCTACGTGAATGAGGACTTGGCACACAAGTTTTGCTGGAAGGTGGACGACGTCCCAGATGGAGGTGGAGGGTTTTCAGACTTCCGCAGGCCTTTGGCTGTTCAGTGGGATGCAGATGTGGAGGAGGCGGTGGATGGAGTGAGATATATCGCTGAACACATGAAGACAGAAGACGATGATGAAGGG ATCATAGAAGACTGGAAGTACGTTGCCATGGTGATAGACCGTCTGTTCCTGTGGATCTTCATCCTGGTGTGTGTGGTCGGGACTCTGGGGCTCTTCATGCAGCCGCTGTTCCAAAGCTACAACACACCCATCGCTGACGACACAga GTATGGAGATTTCTAG